A window of the Arachis duranensis cultivar V14167 chromosome 5, aradu.V14167.gnm2.J7QH, whole genome shotgun sequence genome harbors these coding sequences:
- the LOC107489497 gene encoding uncharacterized protein LOC107489497, which translates to MDEYPLSGLESYPRCFKAHWFKSFSWLEYSPEVDAAFCLPCYLFTRKSSPFTSGGFRNWKKVNNAKDCAFLSYVDKSLNSPHNIAIKSSKDLLNQLCHIDKVLAKQSSQKVLSNRLRLKTSIVTIRWLTFQACAFRGHDESHESQNRGNFLEMLKLLAFYNKEVDAVFLENAPQNAIYTSPSIQKEILHVFARKVQNKICNEIDNAKFRLIVDEVRDESKREQMALVVRFVDKHGFVKERLIDVIHVKDTTFATLKQEICSALSHHNLNIQNVRGQGYDGASNMHGEWKGLQALIIQECPYGYYVHCFAHQLQLALVAVAKEVVDAHAFFQSLSNIIKDVCSSCKRNDELRSTYENEISHLLATNQIEKGRGENQIDTLKRSRDIGWSSHFN; encoded by the coding sequence ATGGATGAGTACCCTCTTTCTGGTCTAGAAAGTTATCCACGTTGTTTCAAAGCTCATTGGTTTAAGAGTTTTTCTTGGCTAGAATATTCGCCAGAAGTGGATGCTGCTTTTTGTCTTCcatgttatttatttactaGAAAATCAAGTCCATTCACATCAGGAGGATTTCGCAATTGGAAAAAAGTGAATAATGCAAAAGATTGTGCGTTTTTATCTTATGTGGATAAATCTCTTAATTCTCCTCATAATATTGCTATTAAGTCTTCTAAAGATTTACTTAATCAATTATGTCACATTGACAAAGTATTGGCTAAACAAAGCTCACAAAAAGTTTTAAGCAATAGATTGCGTCTTAAAACCTCTATTGTTACTATTAGATGGTTAACGTTTCAAGCTTGTGCTTTTAGGGGACATGACGAGAGTCATGAGTCTCAGAATCGAGGAAATTTTCttgaaatgttaaaattattagctTTTTACAATAAAGAAGTGGATGCAGTTTTCTTGGAGAATGCTCCTCAAAATGCAATATACACATCACCTTCTATTCAAAAGGAAATTCTACATGTTTTTGCTAGAAAGGTGCAAAATAAAATTTGCAATGAGATTGATAATGCAAAGTTTCGTTTGATTGTTGATGAAGTTAGAGATGAATCTAAAAGAGAACAAATGGCACTTGTTGTTAGATTTGTTGATAAGCATGGATTTGTCAAAGAAAGGCTAATAGATGTTATTCATGTTAAAGATACTACTTTTGCTACTCTAAAACAAGAGATTTGTTCTGCATTATCTCATCATAATCTCAACATTCAAAATGTTCGAGGTCAAGGGTATGACGGGGCTAGTAATATGCATGGAGAGTGGAAAGGGTTACAAGCTTTAATTATTCAAGAATGTCCTTATGGATATTATGTTCATTGCTTTGCTCATCAATTACAGCTAGCTCTTGTTGCTGTGGCTAAAGAAGTTGTTGATGCTCATGCGTTTTTTCAAAGTTTGAGTAATATTATTAAAGATGTGTGCTCTTCTTGCAAACGCAATGATGAATTACGATCTACTTATGAAAATGAAATTTCCCATTTACTTGCAACTAATCAAATTGAAAAAGGAAGGGGGGAAAATCAAATTGACACATTAAAAAGATCAAGAGATATCGGGTGGAGCTCTCACTTCAACTAA